A single window of Girardinichthys multiradiatus isolate DD_20200921_A chromosome 15, DD_fGirMul_XY1, whole genome shotgun sequence DNA harbors:
- the lrp11 gene encoding low-density lipoprotein receptor-related protein 11 isoform X2 — MALLQHPQLLLPCVFLLFFTNRIHARSSQISDLKSKISGVEELLEEFRKQLQQDQAYRAADVSDSCVGDFGAAEERIIRTKASIEQGATFLLAPDRVYTWRDCLHACCSQPHCTVAVVQKDLRRPGDSLSCYLFNCTYRNKNICSFAPQEGFTTYSRTPNATQTQGQLAASYSSATGRPRQAEEDVTQEMDEPPRSDAGQDVVIQLPTDWAVLDGRDSVDDHRITHYEWTLVKGDTAINMKATHPGLLKVSGLQEGVYTFQMTVTDTSGQKSSDNVSVTVLAPKHQADVCTGDCSNYQFKCDDGCCIDISYACDGRQHCPDRSDEDFCTNFDGGRKSVTHPVDPPSPQRPVARTEQGEDASMLPDGSRKTVISAVDRSKVVPPQSLSEQGVADNQDPCAAAPVVGPCKGTFPRWYYDQKAGECKHFLYGGCQGNHNNFLQESDCVSECLQKGAGFRPTSVAPPVTKQAEIVKGGHPGPESGAILPLALGILITALLLLMIGCRLRLVRQKLKKARPLTTEESDYLINGMYL, encoded by the exons ATGGCTCTGCTTCAGCATCCCCAGCTGCTGCTTCCCTGCGTTTTTCTCCTGTTCTTTACTAACCGCATCCACGCCCGGTCCTCTCAGATATCAGACCTGAAATCTAAAATATCCGGAGTGGAGGAGCTCTTGGAGGAATTCCGAAAGCAGCTCCAGCAGGACCAGGCGTACAGGGCAGCCGACGTGAGCGACTCCTGCGTGGGCGACTTCGGCGCCGCGGAGGAGCGCATCATCCGGACGAAGGCCTCCATCGAGCAGGGAGCCACCTTCCTGTTGGCTCCGGATAGGGTGTACACCTGGAGGGATTGTCTACACGCCTGCTGCTCGCAGCCTCACTGCACGGTGGCGGTGGTTCAGAAGGACCTGAGGCGACCCGGGGACAGCCTCAGTTGCTACCTGTTTAACTGCACCTACAGGAATAAAAACATCTGCTCCTTCGCACCGCAGGAAGGCTTCACCACCTACAGTCGGACTCCAAACGCCACGCAGACGCAGGGACAGCTGGCTGCTTCATACAGCTCAGCCACCGGGAGGCCCAGGCAAGCTGAGGAGGATGTGACACAAG AAATGGACGAGCCTCCTCGCAGTGATGCCGGACAGGACGTGGTGATCCAGCTACCCACCGACTGGGCCGTCCTGGACGGCAGGGACAGTGTGGACGACCACAGGATCACCCACTATGAGTGGACTCTTGTTAAAGGGGATACAGCCATCAATATGAAG GCGACCCATCCAGGGCTGCTGAAGGTCAGTGGTCTCCAGGAGGGGGTCTACACGTTCCAGATGACCGTTACCGACACATCGGGACAGAAGAGCTCAGACAACGTCTCTGTCACTGTGCTGGCACCAAAACATCAGGCAGACG TCTGCACTGGTGACTGCTCCAACTACCAGTTTAAGTGTGATGATGGCTGCTGCATTGACATCTCCTACGCCTGTGATGGGAGGCAACACTGTCCGGACCGCTCTGATGAGGACTTTTGCACAAATT TTGATGGTGGCCGGAAGTCAGTGACCCACCCTGTGGATCCTCCCAGCCCTCAGAGGCCCGTAGCACGGACAGAGCAGGGCGAGGATGCCTCCATGCTTCCAGATGGATCCAGGAAAACCGTCATATCAGCAGTTGACAGGAGTAAGGTTGTTCCTCCACAAAGCCTGAGTGAGCAGGGGGTTGCTGATAATCAAG ATCCGTGTGCTGCAGCCCCGGTCGTTGGCCCTTGTAAAGGCACCTTTCCTCGGTGGTACTACGACCAAAAGGCGGGAGAATGCAAACACTTTCTGTACGGGGGTTGCCAGGGTAACCATAACAACTTCCTCCAGGAGTCTGACTGTGTCAGCGAATGTTTACAGAAAG GCGCAGGCTTCAGGCCAACAAGTGTAGCGCCTCCCGTCACCAAGCAGGCTGAGATAG TTAAAGGAGGACACCCAGGCCCAGAATCAG GTGCAATTCTTCCTCTGGCGCTTGGCATCCTCATCACCGCTCTGCTGCTGCTCATGATCGGCTGTCGCCTTAGACTCGTTCGTCAGAAGCTAAAGAAAGCACGACCCCTCACCACAGAGGAGTCTGATTACCTCATCAACGGCATGTATCTGTAG
- the lrp11 gene encoding low-density lipoprotein receptor-related protein 11 isoform X1 produces the protein MALLQHPQLLLPCVFLLFFTNRIHARSSQISDLKSKISGVEELLEEFRKQLQQDQAYRAADVSDSCVGDFGAAEERIIRTKASIEQGATFLLAPDRVYTWRDCLHACCSQPHCTVAVVQKDLRRPGDSLSCYLFNCTYRNKNICSFAPQEGFTTYSRTPNATQTQGQLAASYSSATGRPRQAEEDVTQEMDEPPRSDAGQDVVIQLPTDWAVLDGRDSVDDHRITHYEWTLVKGDTAINMKATHPGLLKVSGLQEGVYTFQMTVTDTSGQKSSDNVSVTVLAPKHQADVCTGDCSNYQFKCDDGCCIDISYACDGRQHCPDRSDEDFCTNFDGGRKSVTHPVDPPSPQRPVARTEQGEDASMLPDGSRKTVISAVDRSKVVPPQSLSEQGVADNQDPCAAAPVVGPCKGTFPRWYYDQKAGECKHFLYGGCQGNHNNFLQESDCVSECLQKGAGFRPTSVAPPVTKQAEIVSQSQADSDTISKSFPVKGGHPGPESGAILPLALGILITALLLLMIGCRLRLVRQKLKKARPLTTEESDYLINGMYL, from the exons ATGGCTCTGCTTCAGCATCCCCAGCTGCTGCTTCCCTGCGTTTTTCTCCTGTTCTTTACTAACCGCATCCACGCCCGGTCCTCTCAGATATCAGACCTGAAATCTAAAATATCCGGAGTGGAGGAGCTCTTGGAGGAATTCCGAAAGCAGCTCCAGCAGGACCAGGCGTACAGGGCAGCCGACGTGAGCGACTCCTGCGTGGGCGACTTCGGCGCCGCGGAGGAGCGCATCATCCGGACGAAGGCCTCCATCGAGCAGGGAGCCACCTTCCTGTTGGCTCCGGATAGGGTGTACACCTGGAGGGATTGTCTACACGCCTGCTGCTCGCAGCCTCACTGCACGGTGGCGGTGGTTCAGAAGGACCTGAGGCGACCCGGGGACAGCCTCAGTTGCTACCTGTTTAACTGCACCTACAGGAATAAAAACATCTGCTCCTTCGCACCGCAGGAAGGCTTCACCACCTACAGTCGGACTCCAAACGCCACGCAGACGCAGGGACAGCTGGCTGCTTCATACAGCTCAGCCACCGGGAGGCCCAGGCAAGCTGAGGAGGATGTGACACAAG AAATGGACGAGCCTCCTCGCAGTGATGCCGGACAGGACGTGGTGATCCAGCTACCCACCGACTGGGCCGTCCTGGACGGCAGGGACAGTGTGGACGACCACAGGATCACCCACTATGAGTGGACTCTTGTTAAAGGGGATACAGCCATCAATATGAAG GCGACCCATCCAGGGCTGCTGAAGGTCAGTGGTCTCCAGGAGGGGGTCTACACGTTCCAGATGACCGTTACCGACACATCGGGACAGAAGAGCTCAGACAACGTCTCTGTCACTGTGCTGGCACCAAAACATCAGGCAGACG TCTGCACTGGTGACTGCTCCAACTACCAGTTTAAGTGTGATGATGGCTGCTGCATTGACATCTCCTACGCCTGTGATGGGAGGCAACACTGTCCGGACCGCTCTGATGAGGACTTTTGCACAAATT TTGATGGTGGCCGGAAGTCAGTGACCCACCCTGTGGATCCTCCCAGCCCTCAGAGGCCCGTAGCACGGACAGAGCAGGGCGAGGATGCCTCCATGCTTCCAGATGGATCCAGGAAAACCGTCATATCAGCAGTTGACAGGAGTAAGGTTGTTCCTCCACAAAGCCTGAGTGAGCAGGGGGTTGCTGATAATCAAG ATCCGTGTGCTGCAGCCCCGGTCGTTGGCCCTTGTAAAGGCACCTTTCCTCGGTGGTACTACGACCAAAAGGCGGGAGAATGCAAACACTTTCTGTACGGGGGTTGCCAGGGTAACCATAACAACTTCCTCCAGGAGTCTGACTGTGTCAGCGAATGTTTACAGAAAG GCGCAGGCTTCAGGCCAACAAGTGTAGCGCCTCCCGTCACCAAGCAGGCTGAGATAG TCTCCCAAAGCCAAGCAGATAGTGACACAATCTCCAAATCCTTTCCAGTTAAAGGAGGACACCCAGGCCCAGAATCAG GTGCAATTCTTCCTCTGGCGCTTGGCATCCTCATCACCGCTCTGCTGCTGCTCATGATCGGCTGTCGCCTTAGACTCGTTCGTCAGAAGCTAAAGAAAGCACGACCCCTCACCACAGAGGAGTCTGATTACCTCATCAACGGCATGTATCTGTAG